A genome region from Thermovirga sp. includes the following:
- the rplU gene encoding 50S ribosomal protein L21: MYAVIETGGKQYRVSPGDTIRIEKIDASEGDEVEFPRVLLVATDRGVSLGEPVVPGAVVKARILEQGRAKKITVFKYKNKSRPSRKTMGHRQLFSSVRIESIIL, from the coding sequence ATGTACGCTGTTATCGAGACAGGGGGGAAGCAATACCGGGTTTCTCCGGGAGATACCATAAGGATCGAGAAAATCGATGCGTCCGAGGGCGATGAGGTCGAGTTCCCGAGGGTTCTCCTCGTAGCCACTGACAGGGGAGTTTCACTAGGCGAACCGGTCGTACCCGGGGCCGTCGTCAAGGCTAGAATCCTGGAACAGGGGAGGGCGAAAAAAATAACGGTCTTCAAGTATAAGAACAAATCCAGGCCTTCCCGGAAGACCATGGGTCACAGGCAGCTTTTTTCCTCGGTTAGGATTGAATCCATAATATTATAA
- a CDS encoding ribosomal-processing cysteine protease Prp, with translation MTEIRSFWKEGVLCGIEMEGHTGYAESGSDIVCAALSTLAQTLETGLVEVLRMKRVSSRVDKERGFMSLSWQSHDDPRISVLADAVVEMLRSVERNYPSYVKYMEVEVDEDFGSSNFRS, from the coding sequence ATGACCGAGATAAGGTCCTTCTGGAAGGAAGGGGTCCTTTGCGGAATTGAAATGGAGGGCCATACAGGCTATGCCGAAAGCGGCAGCGACATTGTATGCGCGGCCCTTTCGACGTTGGCGCAGACCCTGGAGACGGGACTTGTCGAGGTACTGCGAATGAAAAGAGTTTCATCGAGGGTTGACAAGGAACGGGGTTTCATGAGCCTTTCCTGGCAAAGTCACGACGATCCAAGGATCAGCGTCCTGGCGGACGCGGTCGTGGAAATGCTGAGATCGGTGGAAAGAAATTATCCTTCCTACGTAAAGTACATGGAGGTGGAAGTGGATGAGGACTTTGGATCTTCAAATTTTCGCTCATAA
- the rpmA gene encoding 50S ribosomal protein L27 — protein sequence MRTLDLQIFAHKKGQGSSTNGRDSISKRLGVKRGDGQVVSAGSIIVRQRGTRIHPGVNVGKGKDDTLFALSEGTVRFQTRAGRKYVTIEPVIA from the coding sequence ATGAGGACTTTGGATCTTCAAATTTTCGCTCATAAAAAGGGACAGGGGAGTAGCACTAACGGCAGGGATAGCATCAGCAAGAGGCTTGGCGTTAAGCGTGGCGACGGGCAAGTTGTCTCCGCCGGCAGTATCATCGTCCGGCAGAGGGGCACTAGGATCCATCCCGGGGTAAACGTGGGAAAGGGAAAGGACGATACACTTTTTGCCCTTTCCGAAGGTACCGTGCGTTTCCAAACCAGAGCCGGGAGAAAGTACGTAACCATAGAACCTGTGATCGCCTAA